Proteins encoded by one window of Nitrospirota bacterium:
- a CDS encoding four helix bundle protein, with the protein MRDFKALKVWQKSHRLVLAVYTATRSFPKEEVYGLTSQIRRSASSIAANIAEGCGRSGSSELSRFLHIAMGSASELEYHLLLACDLDLVIASEYEELSTAVSEIKRMLTALIKKLRAET; encoded by the coding sequence TTGCGAGACTTCAAAGCCTTAAAGGTCTGGCAGAAGAGTCATCGACTGGTGCTGGCGGTTTATACAGCTACCCGGTCGTTCCCGAAAGAGGAAGTGTACGGGCTTACAAGCCAGATTCGGCGCTCCGCCTCCTCTATAGCCGCTAACATCGCCGAAGGCTGCGGGAGAAGCGGCAGCAGTGAGCTGAGCCGATTCCTGCACATAGCGATGGGCTCCGCAAGCGAGCTTGAATATCACCTGCTACTTGCGTGCGACCTTGATCTGGTGATAGCTTCTGAGTATGAGGAGCTATCGACCGCGGTGAGCGAGATCAAGCGAATGCTCACCGCCCTGATAAAGAAGCTGAGGGCTGAAACATGA
- a CDS encoding alginate export family protein: MKKFVAVLAGMLFVLGLAASAFAVHADIPSETQAVVAKGTTQITLGGSVRVRGEIRDNADFNDDTNDSQSYWDQRVRLRLQADVSKNTTGVIHLESPSAASSDRQWGSSSAADNEGTGSYLGNVDQGNGKAGSMFILEAWIQHKGSGLLGVPAGFKIGHMPVKLGYGLFFDHSKFGDDALNVFIDPMKDLHIELLTAKLSEGTPANADDTDMYSAIISYNFNKDTSISFDATLLNEQAPVIAAFAGEDNVQLWNFGLRGQTSIAGLGIRAGAELQTGNVEIAGGADQDFNGYALLAGIDYTLNPVKLSVEFAYGSGDDNAADNDIDTFQTFQSNIQKYTYVYDYRVTSAAGATNTGIANTWYIKAGASADIMKDLNALVNVYYLRAAKNNVVALAGGNTLGTDKNIGIEVDGKLTYKIDRNLVYWVEGGYLFAGDFYDRAGASADDAYAVRHGIELSF; encoded by the coding sequence GTGAAAAAATTCGTAGCAGTACTCGCAGGCATGTTGTTTGTTCTTGGCCTCGCAGCCAGCGCCTTCGCGGTCCATGCGGACATCCCGTCCGAGACCCAGGCAGTGGTTGCAAAAGGGACGACCCAGATCACACTGGGCGGAAGCGTAAGGGTTAGAGGTGAAATCAGGGATAATGCTGATTTCAATGATGACACCAACGATAGCCAGTCTTACTGGGATCAGAGAGTAAGGCTCCGCCTCCAGGCTGATGTATCGAAGAACACCACTGGTGTAATTCACCTTGAGAGCCCGTCTGCAGCATCGAGCGACCGTCAGTGGGGCTCCTCTAGTGCCGCAGACAACGAAGGAACTGGTAGCTATCTCGGCAACGTGGACCAGGGCAACGGTAAAGCAGGCTCCATGTTCATCCTCGAGGCATGGATCCAGCACAAAGGCTCGGGACTCCTCGGCGTGCCCGCAGGCTTCAAGATCGGTCATATGCCGGTCAAGCTCGGCTACGGCCTCTTCTTCGATCATTCGAAGTTCGGCGATGATGCACTTAACGTCTTCATTGACCCGATGAAGGACCTCCATATCGAGCTCTTGACCGCTAAGCTCAGTGAAGGCACCCCTGCTAATGCTGATGACACCGACATGTACTCGGCGATAATCAGCTACAACTTCAACAAGGATACTTCAATCTCTTTTGATGCGACATTGCTCAATGAGCAGGCTCCGGTAATAGCTGCATTTGCCGGTGAGGACAATGTCCAGCTCTGGAACTTCGGTCTCCGCGGCCAAACCAGCATCGCCGGCCTCGGCATCAGAGCTGGCGCTGAACTGCAGACGGGTAATGTGGAAATCGCCGGTGGTGCCGATCAGGATTTCAATGGCTATGCTTTACTTGCCGGGATTGATTACACTCTCAACCCGGTGAAGCTCTCTGTTGAATTCGCGTACGGCAGCGGCGATGATAATGCTGCTGACAATGACATTGATACCTTCCAGACGTTCCAGAGCAACATCCAGAAGTACACCTACGTGTACGATTATCGCGTGACATCCGCAGCTGGCGCTACCAATACCGGTATTGCCAATACCTGGTACATCAAGGCCGGCGCAAGCGCCGATATCATGAAGGATCTGAACGCTCTTGTAAATGTTTACTACTTAAGGGCTGCTAAGAACAACGTTGTTGCGCTTGCTGGCGGCAACACTCTTGGCACAGACAAGAATATCGGTATCGAAGTTGACGGCAAGCTCACCTACAAGATCGACCGCAACCTGGTCTACTGGGTCGAGGGCGGCTATCTCTTCGCAGGCGACTTCTATGACAGAGCCGGCGCATCTGCTGACGATGCATACGCTGTAAGGCACGGCATCGAGCTCAGCTTCTAA
- a CDS encoding UPF0175 family protein, protein MKTMCIKYPESVLAALNLSPEIFEQEAKTALAVKLYEMGRLTSGQAASLVGISRVAFLLNCSRYGAATVEWDQSELDSEFSDSLQ, encoded by the coding sequence ATGAAGACAATGTGCATAAAATATCCCGAATCGGTGCTTGCAGCGCTCAACCTCAGCCCCGAGATCTTTGAGCAGGAGGCGAAGACCGCCCTTGCAGTAAAGCTCTATGAGATGGGTCGCCTCACCTCGGGACAGGCCGCTTCTCTTGTCGGCATATCGCGAGTCGCATTTCTGTTGAACTGTTCCCGGTATGGCGCAGCAACTGTAGAATGGGATCAGAGTGAATTGGACAGCGAGTTTTCGGACAGTCTTCAATGA
- a CDS encoding DUF3368 domain-containing protein: MTGRLISNTGPLIALALIDRLDILQKLFRQVTVPGLVHAELLEGGSSGCGLASYNKASWIEVRHLSKPVEPLLQTILDRGEASVIQLAGEIAADYVLIDERKARKVARDVFGLKVVGTARVLVEAKRNGYIDSVGAALSRMKEGGYYIHDTIVWFALKEAKETAR; the protein is encoded by the coding sequence ATGACAGGCCGCCTGATCTCAAATACAGGCCCCCTCATCGCGCTTGCGCTTATCGATCGTCTGGACATTTTGCAGAAACTCTTTCGGCAGGTCACTGTTCCCGGCTTGGTTCATGCCGAACTGCTCGAAGGCGGCAGTTCCGGTTGCGGCCTTGCCTCGTATAACAAAGCATCGTGGATTGAAGTCCGTCATTTATCCAAGCCGGTAGAACCGTTGCTTCAAACAATTCTGGACCGTGGCGAGGCATCCGTCATTCAGCTTGCCGGGGAGATCGCGGCCGATTATGTCCTGATCGATGAACGCAAAGCCAGAAAGGTCGCTCGTGATGTCTTCGGACTCAAGGTGGTCGGCACTGCCCGGGTCCTTGTAGAGGCCAAGAGGAACGGATATATCGACAGCGTCGGCGCTGCTCTCTCTCGCATGAAAGAAGGCGGCTACTATATCCATGATACTATCGTCTGGTTTGCATTGAAAGAGGCAAAGGAGACGGCGCGGTGA
- a CDS encoding YgiT-type zinc finger protein, producing the protein MTMNTCPFCKGTVEEKNIEHIHRWGDELYLFEDVRAEVCKQCGEAFLFPATLKAIDTIIREKPKTERIKCIPVISMAENAAA; encoded by the coding sequence ATGACAATGAACACTTGTCCGTTTTGTAAAGGGACCGTCGAAGAAAAAAACATCGAGCACATTCATCGCTGGGGCGATGAACTGTATCTGTTCGAGGATGTAAGGGCAGAAGTATGCAAACAGTGCGGAGAGGCTTTTTTATTTCCAGCGACCTTAAAGGCTATTGACACTATTATAAGAGAAAAGCCGAAAACTGAGCGGATCAAATGCATCCCTGTAATCAGCATGGCCGAAAATGCTGCGGCGTAA
- a CDS encoding type II toxin-antitoxin system HicA family toxin: MPKLPPVKPYEIIRILESIGFYKIRQKGSHLQMKRGNLLVTIPIHPGDLSTGTLRSILRQARLDIDEFLKLF; the protein is encoded by the coding sequence ATGCCTAAGCTTCCTCCAGTAAAACCCTATGAGATTATCAGAATTCTGGAGAGTATCGGTTTCTATAAAATACGACAAAAAGGAAGTCATTTACAGATGAAGAGGGGTAATCTCTTGGTTACTATTCCGATCCATCCCGGAGATTTGAGTACAGGCACATTGAGATCTATACTGCGGCAGGCCAGATTGGATATTGATGAATTTCTAAAGCTGTTTTAA
- a CDS encoding DUF2283 domain-containing protein: MEKVNSVLDSLPYILKMPSHRIWIDYDEEADVLYISFRKPQQANDSIMENDIIYHYHDKELVGMTILHAQNKAAQQR, encoded by the coding sequence GTGGAAAAAGTAAATAGCGTTTTGGACTCCCTGCCGTACATTTTAAAAATGCCCTCTCATCGCATTTGGATTGACTATGATGAAGAGGCTGATGTCCTCTATATAAGCTTCAGAAAGCCCCAACAGGCTAATGACAGCATTATGGAAAACGATATAATTTATCACTACCATGATAAAGAGCTCGTAGGAATGACCATACTTCATGCTCAAAATAAGGCTGCTCAGCAAAGATAA
- a CDS encoding PIN domain-containing protein, producing MRKESRNVLIDTSAWVEFFRGSSGTADAVAGLIEAGQASICGVICYELLQGAKSDHEAAQLSNVLSALHYIEMDPDVWIRAGNLSARLRKKGITLPMSDLLIGALALEHNLDVLTIDDHFSSIPGLKRYQE from the coding sequence TTGAGAAAAGAAAGTCGTAATGTCTTAATCGATACGAGTGCATGGGTCGAATTCTTCAGGGGATCTTCGGGGACGGCAGATGCGGTTGCCGGGCTTATCGAAGCAGGTCAGGCCAGCATCTGCGGAGTAATCTGCTATGAGCTTCTGCAGGGCGCGAAGTCCGACCATGAGGCAGCGCAGTTGTCGAATGTGCTATCAGCGCTCCATTATATAGAGATGGACCCTGACGTATGGATAAGAGCCGGAAACCTCTCTGCCCGATTGAGAAAGAAGGGAATCACCCTGCCGATGTCCGATCTTCTTATAGGCGCACTGGCATTAGAACACAATCTTGATGTCCTTACGATAGATGACCACTTCTCAAGCATTCCCGGATTGAAACGCTATCAAGAATAA
- a CDS encoding type II toxin-antitoxin system VapB family antitoxin: MRATLNIPDDLVKEVQKVSGEKSKTKAITIAMQEYVRLQKAKELLCLKGKVSLAFDWKAEEDKELKVQMKREKAIEKRKS, encoded by the coding sequence ATGCGTGCAACATTGAACATACCCGACGACCTTGTCAAAGAAGTGCAGAAGGTGTCAGGAGAGAAATCAAAGACCAAGGCAATCACTATTGCCATGCAGGAATACGTACGGCTGCAAAAAGCAAAAGAGCTCCTTTGCCTCAAAGGCAAGGTTTCCCTGGCGTTCGACTGGAAAGCCGAAGAGGACAAAGAGTTGAAAGTGCAGATGAAAAGGGAAAAGGCCATTGAGAAAAGAAAGTCGTAA
- the ispF gene encoding 2-C-methyl-D-erythritol 2,4-cyclodiphosphate synthase has product MRVGIGYDSHRLVEGRKLIIGGVEIPFERGLLGHSDADVLCHAIIDALLGALGEGDIGRHFPDTDPAWKDASSILLLKGVVDLVRAEGFEIAWIDSIIIAERPKMAPHLDAMKTAIAQSGIDPSRINIKAKTNEGMGFAGKGEGIAAQAVCLLKKL; this is encoded by the coding sequence ATGCGTGTTGGTATAGGTTACGATTCACACAGGCTGGTCGAAGGGCGGAAGCTCATTATCGGCGGCGTCGAGATCCCTTTCGAGAGGGGGCTCCTCGGCCATTCCGATGCGGACGTGCTCTGCCATGCCATTATCGATGCGCTCCTCGGCGCCCTGGGCGAGGGGGATATCGGGAGGCACTTCCCCGATACCGATCCCGCATGGAAAGACGCGTCGAGCATCCTCCTGCTCAAGGGGGTCGTCGATCTCGTCAGGGCGGAGGGTTTCGAGATTGCGTGGATCGATTCGATCATCATCGCCGAAAGGCCGAAAATGGCTCCTCACCTGGATGCAATGAAGACGGCTATCGCACAGTCCGGCATCGATCCCTCACGCATCAATATAAAGGCGAAGACCAACGAGGGAATGGGGTTTGCCGGCAAAGGCGAGGGGATCGCGGCCCAGGCGGTGTGCCTCTTGAAGAAGCTTTAG
- the ispD gene encoding 2-C-methyl-D-erythritol 4-phosphate cytidylyltransferase: MIKGERVVAVVPAAGLGTRFGSERNKPLFELLGKPLLIWTLEALQGVEEIAEIIPVLKGEDISPGAALIERYGITKVKRIIPGGKERQDSVYNGLKALDGKASVVVIHDGARPLADGALIGRTIAGLEDFDGVVAAVPVKDTIKEGRLRRYEDGTEGEEIVVRRTLDRSVLWAVQTPQTFRVDRIRHAHEKARADGYYATDDAALVEKSGGTIRVVEGSYRNIKVTTPEDAIVAEALLKANSKFQTPNSKQIPDPKQVPNSESQNSNEFLSQNREQKDTEPYGKPFDLGLRTLKFAKDVVTFSGGLPRTLQNSEMCKQLVRSAGSVGANYIEANESLSKKDFLMRIKICRKEAKESGYWLKLVSCDSLQESDRGTLLRESVELTKIFSAIVEKSKG; encoded by the coding sequence ATGATCAAGGGAGAGAGAGTAGTCGCAGTTGTCCCTGCCGCGGGGCTGGGGACGCGGTTCGGCTCGGAGCGCAACAAGCCGCTCTTCGAGCTCCTCGGCAAGCCGCTCCTCATCTGGACGCTCGAGGCGCTCCAGGGCGTGGAGGAGATCGCCGAGATCATCCCCGTGCTCAAGGGAGAGGATATCTCCCCAGGCGCTGCGCTGATCGAGCGGTACGGGATTACGAAGGTGAAGCGCATTATCCCCGGCGGCAAAGAGCGCCAGGATTCGGTCTACAACGGCCTCAAGGCGCTGGACGGCAAGGCCTCTGTCGTCGTGATACACGACGGCGCGCGGCCGCTCGCGGATGGGGCGCTGATCGGGCGGACGATTGCGGGGCTCGAGGATTTCGACGGCGTCGTCGCCGCGGTCCCGGTGAAGGACACCATCAAGGAGGGCAGGCTCCGCCGGTACGAGGACGGTACCGAGGGCGAAGAGATCGTCGTCAGGAGGACCCTGGACCGCTCCGTGCTCTGGGCTGTCCAGACGCCGCAGACCTTCCGGGTGGACAGGATCAGGCACGCCCACGAGAAAGCCCGCGCCGACGGATACTACGCGACCGACGATGCGGCGCTCGTCGAGAAGTCCGGCGGTACGATACGGGTGGTAGAGGGCTCGTACCGGAACATAAAGGTAACCACCCCCGAGGATGCCATTGTCGCGGAAGCGCTGTTAAAGGCAAATTCCAAATTCCAGACTCCAAATTCCAAACAAATTCCAGACCCCAAACAAGTTCCAAATTCCGAGAGCCAAAACTCAAACGAATTCCTAAGTCAAAATCGCGAACAAAAAGATACAGAGCCTTACGGAAAGCCGTTCGATCTGGGACTTCGGACGCTCAAGTTTGCCAAAGATGTTGTTACCTTTTCCGGAGGGTTGCCCAGGACGTTGCAGAATAGCGAGATGTGCAAACAGCTTGTCAGGTCGGCTGGCTCTGTAGGGGCGAATTATATCGAAGCCAATGAGTCTTTGAGTAAGAAGGATTTCCTTATGAGAATTAAGATATGCCGGAAAGAGGCAAAGGAAAGCGGCTATTGGCTTAAACTCGTCTCTTGTGATAGTCTTCAGGAGTCTGACCGCGGTACTCTTTTGCGCGAATCGGTCGAGTTGACGAAAATATTCAGTGCGATTGTTGAAAAGAGCAAGGGATGA
- a CDS encoding PIN domain-containing protein, translating into MNIFSRSAVVAVFTLAGYLYGLKYGMAVQGLLIGIFLGMVSLFVESKLKGFSFGSVIGGLFGLGMGLIFSVLLLFPLRFLLTDESWAIASFVLNAVLGYGGLFVGLHRGKNLTIPAIMRLFKGQELEEDLKILDTSVIIDGRIADVIESGFLEGTFIIPQFILQELQYIADSPDPMRRTKGRRGLDILHRIQKMSNIKVRIVEEDFPRVREVDAKLIALARLLNAKIITNDFNLNKVAQLQGVAVLNINELANVLKPVVLPGETMNLFIVKEGKEYNQGVAYLDDGTMVVVENARKLIGRNADLVVTSVLQTTAGRMIFAKVREEE; encoded by the coding sequence ATGAATATTTTTTCCAGGAGCGCTGTGGTAGCGGTCTTTACTCTTGCGGGCTATCTCTACGGCCTCAAGTACGGGATGGCCGTCCAGGGATTATTAATCGGTATTTTTCTCGGCATGGTCTCTTTGTTCGTTGAATCGAAGCTGAAGGGCTTTTCGTTCGGATCGGTCATCGGGGGGCTCTTCGGCCTCGGCATGGGGCTCATCTTTTCGGTGCTGCTCCTCTTTCCGCTCCGCTTCCTGCTCACCGACGAGAGCTGGGCGATAGCGTCTTTTGTCCTGAACGCGGTGCTCGGGTACGGCGGGCTCTTCGTCGGCCTCCACCGGGGAAAGAACCTCACCATACCCGCGATCATGCGGCTCTTCAAGGGGCAGGAGCTCGAGGAGGATCTCAAGATTCTCGACACCAGCGTCATCATCGACGGCCGCATTGCGGATGTCATCGAATCGGGCTTCCTCGAGGGGACGTTCATCATCCCCCAGTTCATCCTCCAGGAGCTCCAGTATATTGCGGACTCTCCCGACCCCATGAGGCGGACGAAGGGCAGGAGGGGGCTCGATATCCTGCACCGCATCCAGAAGATGTCGAACATCAAGGTCAGGATCGTCGAAGAGGACTTTCCCAGGGTGCGGGAGGTCGATGCGAAGCTCATCGCCCTCGCGCGGCTGCTGAACGCCAAGATCATCACCAACGATTTCAATCTCAACAAGGTGGCGCAGCTCCAGGGCGTGGCGGTGCTGAATATCAACGAACTGGCGAACGTGCTGAAGCCGGTGGTGCTGCCCGGTGAGACGATGAACCTCTTTATTGTGAAGGAGGGCAAGGAGTACAACCAGGGCGTCGCCTATCTCGACGACGGGACGATGGTCGTTGTCGAGAATGCGCGCAAGCTTATCGGCAGGAACGCCGACCTCGTGGTGACGAGCGTGCTCCAGACCACGGCGGGACGGATGATCTTCGCAAAGGTGCGGGAAGAAGAGTAA
- a CDS encoding DegQ family serine endoprotease — protein MKRRYAWIPILLLLGFLLGGLTYYLLSRTVTPSYMPFAPRVPGSIVESSRAFSEIVRAVSPSVVNISSVKTMKRQPTPFDDFFDFLHPFPEGNGRKWKEQSLGSGVVVSSDGYIVTNNHVVEQSDDIKVILFDKRSFRAKVIGADPKTDIAIIKINARDLPVVPWGDSEKLQVGEFVLAIGNPFGLRHTVTMGIISAVGRVDVGIADYENFIQTDAAINPGNSGGPLVNIRGELIGINTAIFSKTGGYQGIGFAVPSSMVRLVMDQLIKKGKVTRGWIGVTIQELTPELAQQFGLKTSEGALISDVAKGSPAQKAGIQRGDIILEFDGKRVTDVGVLRNMVAQSQVGSQITVKVLRKDKELTLPVAITELPSDGLEAAPEPAQRHESEENALSGIAAVDLNRTIAKQLGVDKDEKGVVIVKVEPGSPADEAGIKKGDIIQEIDRQRIGGLNDFNRVISKIKPEDSALLFINRNGRKFYIAVSPT, from the coding sequence ATGAAAAGACGTTATGCCTGGATACCGATCCTCCTGCTGCTCGGCTTTCTGCTCGGCGGGTTGACCTATTACCTCCTGAGCAGGACCGTCACGCCGAGTTACATGCCTTTTGCCCCGAGGGTGCCCGGCTCGATCGTCGAGAGCTCGCGGGCCTTTTCCGAGATCGTGCGCGCGGTTTCGCCGTCGGTCGTCAACATATCGAGCGTCAAGACGATGAAGCGGCAGCCGACGCCCTTCGACGATTTCTTCGACTTCCTCCACCCCTTCCCCGAGGGCAACGGCCGGAAGTGGAAGGAGCAGAGCCTCGGCTCGGGCGTGGTCGTTTCCTCCGACGGGTATATCGTGACCAACAACCACGTGGTCGAGCAGTCCGATGACATAAAGGTGATCCTCTTCGACAAGCGGAGCTTCAGGGCCAAGGTCATCGGCGCGGACCCGAAGACGGATATCGCGATCATCAAGATAAACGCCCGCGACCTCCCGGTAGTGCCTTGGGGCGACTCGGAGAAGCTGCAGGTGGGCGAGTTCGTCCTCGCCATAGGCAACCCCTTCGGCCTGCGCCATACGGTCACCATGGGCATCATCAGCGCCGTAGGCAGGGTGGACGTGGGCATTGCCGATTACGAGAACTTCATACAGACCGATGCGGCGATCAACCCCGGCAATTCGGGCGGCCCGCTGGTCAATATCAGGGGTGAGCTCATCGGCATCAATACCGCCATCTTCTCGAAGACCGGGGGCTACCAGGGCATCGGCTTCGCGGTCCCCAGCAGCATGGTGCGCCTCGTCATGGACCAGCTGATCAAGAAGGGCAAGGTCACGCGAGGCTGGATCGGGGTCACCATCCAGGAGCTGACCCCCGAGCTTGCGCAGCAGTTCGGGCTGAAGACCTCCGAGGGCGCGCTCATCAGCGACGTGGCGAAGGGGAGCCCGGCGCAGAAGGCGGGCATCCAGCGGGGGGATATCATCCTCGAGTTCGACGGCAAGCGGGTGACCGACGTGGGCGTGCTCAGGAATATGGTCGCCCAGAGCCAGGTCGGGTCGCAGATCACGGTGAAGGTGCTGCGGAAGGACAAGGAGCTGACCCTCCCGGTCGCGATCACCGAGCTCCCTTCCGACGGCCTCGAAGCGGCGCCGGAGCCCGCGCAGCGGCACGAGAGCGAGGAGAACGCCCTTTCCGGCATCGCCGCGGTCGATCTCAACCGCACCATCGCCAAGCAGCTCGGCGTCGACAAGGACGAGAAGGGCGTGGTGATCGTCAAGGTGGAGCCCGGGTCGCCTGCCGACGAGGCGGGTATCAAGAAGGGCGACATCATACAGGAGATCGACCGGCAGCGCATCGGCGGCCTGAACGATTTCAACCGGGTGATCTCGAAGATCAAGCCGGAGGATTCGGCCCTCCTCTTCATCAATCGCAACGGCAGGAAGTTCTACATCGCCGTGTCGCCGACATAA
- the selB gene encoding selenocysteine-specific translation elongation factor, with the protein MSIESLSPHGSRVADHGSFKSIILGTAGHIDHGKSSLVKALTGVDPDRLKEEKERGITIDLGFANLSYPDGLNVGIVDVPGHERLIKNMLAGAGGIDIVVMVIAADEGIMPQSHEHLAICELLKIKAGIVAVTKADLVDAEWLELVTDEVRSFVKGTFLEHAEVIPVSSKSGLNIEKLRETIADVARKVTPKLTEGLFRLPIDRVFTLKGFGTVVTGTALSGTIALDAAVEILPSKIATKVRGLQSHGRSAQKAYAGQRIGINLQGVDKELLKRGDVVVDSDKIAPTAVLDAELEMLKDAPVIKSRDRVHFYSGTAETIARVILYDRSEVAAGESCFCQFRLEDPVVVLSGDRYIVRRFSPLETIGGGSVLDPYPIRRKRKSGIEDLVVFKEGSLKEKIETKVKRAHFNGCRTAEIEGWVLGNIPDIRAAIAQLVKEGAVIGVHEVLLHRIAFDAFREAVVAELRQFHKENPLRQGMPKEELRARVRIYQKDAEKVFNSLVELVKDAVVEKDTVRLKEFRVALTSTDEGVKSRLMALLGKEGFQPPFKAELAQQLSLGDKELGDMLKLLTKEGALVRINDAMYITREQYDTMIARLKGFFAKKPEMTVSEFRDILNTSRKYAVPLLEYIDAHRITLRVGDVRKFMVK; encoded by the coding sequence ATGAGTATCGAGTCTCTCTCCCCTCACGGATCACGCGTCGCTGATCACGGCAGTTTCAAGAGCATCATTCTCGGCACTGCCGGGCATATCGACCACGGCAAGAGCTCGCTGGTCAAGGCCCTGACCGGCGTCGACCCCGACCGCCTGAAAGAGGAGAAGGAGCGGGGCATCACCATCGACCTCGGTTTCGCCAATCTCTCCTATCCGGACGGGCTCAATGTCGGCATCGTCGATGTGCCGGGACACGAGCGGCTCATCAAGAACATGCTGGCAGGGGCCGGCGGTATCGATATCGTCGTGATGGTCATCGCCGCCGATGAAGGGATCATGCCCCAGAGCCACGAGCACCTCGCCATCTGCGAGCTGCTCAAGATCAAGGCGGGCATCGTCGCGGTAACCAAGGCCGATCTTGTGGATGCCGAGTGGCTGGAGCTCGTCACCGACGAGGTGCGGTCTTTTGTGAAGGGGACCTTTCTCGAGCATGCCGAGGTCATCCCGGTCTCGTCGAAGTCGGGTCTCAATATCGAGAAGCTGAGGGAGACGATCGCCGACGTGGCGCGGAAGGTCACCCCGAAATTGACCGAGGGGCTCTTCCGGCTCCCGATCGACCGCGTCTTCACCCTGAAGGGCTTCGGCACCGTGGTGACCGGCACCGCCCTGTCGGGGACCATAGCCCTGGATGCGGCGGTGGAGATACTGCCCTCGAAGATCGCCACCAAGGTGCGGGGGCTCCAGAGCCACGGCAGGAGCGCGCAAAAAGCGTATGCAGGCCAGCGGATCGGGATCAATCTCCAGGGCGTGGACAAGGAGCTGCTCAAGCGCGGCGATGTGGTGGTCGATTCCGACAAGATCGCGCCGACCGCCGTGCTCGACGCCGAGCTCGAGATGCTGAAAGACGCGCCGGTCATCAAGAGCAGGGACCGTGTCCACTTCTATTCCGGCACTGCCGAGACCATCGCCCGGGTGATCCTCTACGACAGGAGCGAGGTGGCCGCGGGCGAGTCGTGCTTCTGCCAGTTCAGGCTCGAAGACCCGGTCGTCGTCCTCTCAGGGGACCGGTATATCGTCAGGAGGTTCTCCCCCCTCGAGACGATCGGCGGCGGGTCGGTGCTCGATCCCTACCCGATCAGGCGGAAAAGGAAGAGCGGGATCGAAGACCTCGTCGTCTTCAAAGAGGGCTCCCTGAAGGAGAAGATAGAGACCAAGGTGAAGCGGGCGCATTTCAACGGCTGCCGCACCGCAGAGATCGAGGGCTGGGTCCTGGGCAATATCCCCGACATCAGGGCCGCGATAGCCCAGCTGGTCAAAGAGGGAGCGGTGATCGGCGTGCATGAGGTGCTGCTCCACAGGATCGCCTTCGATGCGTTCAGGGAGGCGGTCGTGGCAGAGCTGCGGCAGTTCCACAAAGAGAACCCCCTCAGGCAGGGCATGCCTAAGGAAGAGCTCCGGGCGCGCGTCAGGATCTACCAGAAGGATGCAGAGAAGGTATTCAACAGCCTTGTCGAGCTGGTGAAGGATGCTGTGGTCGAGAAGGATACGGTGCGGCTGAAAGAGTTCAGGGTCGCGCTCACGAGCACGGACGAGGGCGTAAAGAGCAGGCTCATGGCGCTGCTCGGCAAGGAGGGCTTTCAGCCCCCGTTCAAGGCCGAGCTCGCCCAGCAGCTCTCCCTCGGCGACAAGGAGCTCGGCGATATGCTGAAGCTCCTTACCAAGGAAGGGGCACTGGTCCGCATCAACGATGCGATGTATATCACCCGCGAACAGTACGATACGATGATCGCCCGGCTGAAGGGCTTCTTCGCAAAAAAGCCCGAGATGACGGTGTCGGAGTTCAGGGACATCCTCAACACCTCCCGGAAGTACGCGGTGCCGCTCCTCGAGTATATCGACGCCCACCGGATCACGCTCCGCGTAGGTGACGTGCGCAAATTCATGGTAAAATAA